The following coding sequences lie in one Betaproteobacteria bacterium genomic window:
- a CDS encoding D-alanyl-D-alanine endopeptidase produces MAVVTPVVDPAKTLLAPEPTHQPPSILPLTGEYRPAAFQAHDGVAMVRRGNLRLASSAALVIDQDKGQLLYAKNTNAIQPIASITKLMTAMVVLDAGLQLDQEIRIGYEDVDTLKGTRSRLQVGTILPRRELLKLALMASENRAAAALGRVYPGGQFAFVEAMNRKAAALGMRDTQFLDASGLNPGNVSTAQDLAILVNSSFQYPLIRHFTTSESTEVEMESRKRHRMVAFRNSNSLVRAGSWDIGLSKTGYISEAGRCLVMQATIATRPVIIVLLDSWGKMTRVGDANRIKRWLEGAPARGFRNRIG; encoded by the coding sequence ATGGCGGTGGTCACACCCGTCGTCGATCCCGCCAAGACTCTCTTGGCACCTGAACCCACCCATCAGCCGCCCTCCATCCTCCCGCTAACGGGAGAATACAGGCCGGCAGCGTTCCAAGCCCACGATGGCGTTGCTATGGTGCGGCGCGGAAATTTGCGACTCGCTTCCTCTGCTGCCCTGGTCATCGATCAAGACAAGGGGCAATTACTGTACGCCAAGAATACCAACGCTATCCAGCCCATCGCGTCCATCACAAAGTTGATGACCGCCATGGTGGTATTGGATGCCGGTTTGCAACTCGACCAGGAAATCCGCATCGGGTATGAGGATGTGGATACCCTGAAGGGCACGCGCTCTCGCCTCCAAGTGGGCACCATCCTGCCCCGTAGGGAGTTGCTGAAGCTGGCCCTGATGGCGTCGGAGAATCGCGCCGCGGCGGCCCTCGGACGAGTCTACCCCGGTGGCCAGTTCGCGTTCGTGGAAGCCATGAATAGAAAGGCAGCCGCCCTCGGGATGCGCGACACCCAGTTTCTCGATGCATCCGGCCTGAATCCCGGTAATGTTTCCACCGCGCAAGATCTCGCCATACTGGTGAATTCTAGCTTTCAGTATCCGTTGATTCGCCACTTCACCACATCGGAGTCCACGGAAGTGGAAATGGAGTCCCGCAAGCGGCACCGCATGGTGGCGTTCCGTAATTCGAATAGTTTAGTGCGCGCAGGTAGCTGGGATATCGGATTGTCCAAGACCGGCTACATCTCCGAGGCGGGGCGTTGCCTAGTCATGCAGGCCACCATCGCGACCCGTCCCGTGATCATCGTGCTACTCGATTCCTGGGGCAAGATGACGCGTGTCGGCGATGCTAACCGTATCAAACGCTGGCTAGAAGGTGCGCCGGCCCGGGGATTCCGCAACCGAATCGGATAA
- a CDS encoding (Fe-S)-binding protein has product MKVGLFVTCLADLMRPSIGFAALKLLEPAGYEVVVPRAQTCCGQPGYNSGDRASAQAIARKVLREFQGCEYIVVPSGSCGGMIKAHYPELLGDFPELAKDVEDFAGRTYELTDFLLNVAKIANVPGSFKGTVTYHDSCSGLRELGVKKQPRALLAKMPGVALKEMSTPEQCCGFGGTFAVKYGAISARIADQKCDDVCATGAGALVLGDLGCMLNIEGRLRRRGDQSTKVWHIAEVLAGMTD; this is encoded by the coding sequence ATGAAAGTTGGACTCTTCGTTACCTGCCTCGCCGATCTGATGCGGCCAAGTATCGGGTTTGCCGCATTGAAGCTGCTGGAGCCGGCCGGGTATGAAGTTGTGGTGCCGCGCGCCCAGACTTGCTGTGGACAGCCGGGCTACAACTCTGGCGACCGGGCGAGCGCGCAAGCCATTGCGCGCAAAGTATTGCGGGAATTTCAGGGCTGCGAGTACATCGTGGTCCCCTCCGGTTCCTGCGGCGGAATGATCAAGGCGCACTACCCCGAGTTGCTGGGCGATTTTCCGGAATTGGCCAAGGACGTGGAGGATTTTGCCGGCCGCACTTATGAACTCACGGATTTTTTGCTGAACGTGGCGAAGATTGCCAATGTTCCGGGTAGCTTCAAAGGAACAGTTACCTACCACGACTCCTGCTCCGGCTTGCGTGAGTTGGGTGTGAAGAAACAACCGCGCGCCTTATTGGCGAAGATGCCCGGCGTGGCTCTCAAGGAGATGAGTACGCCAGAGCAATGTTGCGGTTTTGGGGGTACCTTCGCGGTGAAGTATGGTGCGATCTCCGCGCGCATTGCCGATCAAAAATGCGATGACGTATGCGCCACTGGAGCGGGTGCCCTTGTTCTGGGCGATCTGGGATGCATGCTCAACATCGAAGGCCGCCTGCGCCGGCGCGGGGACCAAAGTACCAAGGTGTGGCATATCGCCGAGGTACTGGCTGGGATGACGGACTGA
- a CDS encoding iron-sulfur cluster-binding protein encodes MQITSQNFKAVAAAKLGDANLRKSMAGLRDRMVEGRAKAAAEVGNFEEMREAGKRVRDHALAHLDLYLETFERNAIAQGTKVHWAENSREMNELVLNIARQTKIRKVIKSKSMLGEESGLNRFLMDAGIEVRETDLGEYILEQSGDTPSHIIAPAVHKTREEVSDLFHEKHKLPRKTDIAEMTREARMVLRPHFLDAGMGITGANFLVADTGTTVIVTNEGNGRMTTTMPRVHVAIAGIEKVVPTLEDVSLLLRLLTRSATAQTISNYLSFATGPKRQADPDGPEEFHIVLVDAGRSRVLGSELREALRCIRCGACMNHCPVYQNIGGHPYGWVYPGPIGSVLTPAYAGLEKAIDLPNAATLCNQCGVVCPVKIPLPDLMRKLREQQVEKGLRPWQERLGLKLWTYAAMRPRLYALLTQFAARLGKWIGGETKLLHRLPGGAWTQDRDLPAPQGKTFRELYAGRKP; translated from the coding sequence ATGCAAATCACTTCGCAAAACTTCAAAGCAGTTGCGGCCGCCAAATTGGGTGACGCGAATTTGCGAAAATCCATGGCTGGCTTGCGCGACAGGATGGTGGAGGGCCGTGCCAAGGCCGCTGCCGAGGTAGGAAATTTCGAGGAAATGCGAGAGGCGGGAAAGCGCGTGCGCGATCACGCGCTAGCGCATTTGGACCTGTACCTCGAGACCTTCGAGCGCAATGCCATTGCACAAGGCACGAAAGTGCACTGGGCGGAAAACTCGCGAGAGATGAACGAGTTGGTGCTGAATATCGCGCGGCAAACCAAGATCCGTAAAGTCATCAAATCGAAATCCATGCTGGGCGAGGAAAGCGGTCTCAACCGTTTCCTCATGGATGCCGGGATCGAGGTGCGAGAGACCGATCTGGGCGAGTACATCCTCGAGCAATCGGGAGACACGCCCTCCCACATCATCGCCCCCGCCGTGCATAAGACGCGCGAAGAAGTCTCCGATCTATTTCACGAGAAGCACAAGCTGCCGCGCAAGACCGATATCGCCGAAATGACGCGCGAGGCGCGCATGGTATTACGCCCGCACTTCCTGGACGCCGGAATGGGCATTACAGGCGCCAACTTTCTGGTGGCGGACACGGGCACGACGGTAATCGTGACCAACGAGGGCAATGGCCGCATGACCACCACCATGCCGCGAGTGCACGTGGCCATCGCGGGCATCGAAAAAGTGGTGCCCACGCTGGAAGACGTTAGCCTCTTGCTGAGATTGCTGACGCGCTCCGCGACCGCTCAGACCATCAGCAATTACCTGTCTTTCGCCACGGGGCCAAAACGCCAGGCTGACCCGGACGGTCCGGAGGAATTCCACATCGTCCTCGTGGACGCGGGGCGAAGCCGTGTACTGGGTTCCGAACTGCGCGAAGCGTTGCGCTGCATTCGTTGCGGGGCTTGCATGAATCACTGTCCCGTGTACCAAAACATCGGCGGACATCCCTATGGCTGGGTTTATCCTGGCCCCATCGGATCCGTGTTGACACCGGCCTATGCGGGACTGGAAAAGGCCATCGATCTGCCCAATGCCGCTACGCTGTGTAATCAGTGCGGCGTGGTGTGCCCGGTGAAAATCCCGTTGCCCGATCTCATGCGCAAACTGCGCGAGCAACAAGTGGAGAAAGGCTTGCGCCCGTGGCAGGAACGCTTGGGGCTCAAGCTGTGGACCTACGCCGCAATGCGCCCGCGTTTGTATGCGCTATTAACCCAATTCGCCGCGCGCCTAGGCAAGTGGATAGGCGGCGAGACCAAATTGCTGCACCGTCTGCCAGGCGGCGCATGGACACAGGACCGTGACCTCCCAGCCCCGCAAGGAAAAACCTTCCGCGAACTCTACGCCGGGCGTAAGCCGTGA
- a CDS encoding lactate utilization protein C, translating into MSARENILRRVRSALEVSSASQARRAQDVHAMLSGHARAPMPQMDWDLIERFKERCIELSSTVDEAASLDEVPRAVAKYVQSNALPPAACCWQAYAGLPWKESGLDAAFRPANADDKTGITGCYCAIAETGTLMTLSGEASPLTNSLLPDTHVAIVPRARIVRSMEDAWDLLRGEHGKMPRQVSFISGPSRTADIEMTMVLGIHGPYRVHIILV; encoded by the coding sequence GTGAGCGCTAGGGAAAACATTCTGCGTCGTGTACGTTCCGCGCTGGAAGTTTCCTCCGCTTCACAAGCTCGCCGTGCCCAGGACGTCCATGCCATGCTGTCGGGCCATGCACGCGCTCCCATGCCGCAAATGGATTGGGACTTGATAGAACGGTTCAAGGAACGCTGCATCGAATTGTCCAGCACCGTGGATGAGGCCGCTTCCCTGGACGAGGTTCCCCGCGCCGTGGCGAAGTATGTGCAATCCAATGCCCTTCCCCCGGCAGCGTGTTGTTGGCAAGCTTATGCGGGCTTGCCCTGGAAAGAATCTGGTCTTGATGCCGCATTTCGCCCCGCCAATGCGGATGACAAGACAGGTATCACCGGCTGCTATTGCGCCATCGCTGAAACCGGCACGTTGATGACGCTATCGGGCGAGGCATCACCGCTCACCAATAGTTTGCTGCCAGATACGCATGTGGCCATTGTTCCTCGGGCCCGCATCGTCCGTTCGATGGAAGATGCGTGGGACTTACTGCGCGGCGAGCACGGAAAAATGCCGAGGCAGGTGTCCTTCATATCGGGCCCCTCGCGAACCGCGGACATCGAGATGACCATGGTCCTGGGCATCCATGGGCCCTACCGCGTGCATATCATCCTGGTTTAA
- a CDS encoding SDR family oxidoreductase — protein sequence METFKNKVAVITGGASGLGLAMARRFAREGMKLVLADIEEMPLKKAIAEFVAQGTRATGIKTDVSKAQDIEALALHAYDTYGGAHILCNNSGVAPGGLAWESTVADWEWCLGVNVWGVIHGLRSFVPRMLKQAGPCHIVNTASVAGLLSPPGMAIYCVSKHAVVTLSECLYQDLSKTGPHIGVSVLCPAYVPTGISDSERNRPEGLKNPPRERSADEIAREEQMRHAVQSGRISAEQVADKVFEGVRDNRFYILTHEKIKGAIEVRMKDILEDRRPTDTFKPRS from the coding sequence GTGGAAACCTTCAAAAACAAAGTCGCGGTAATAACCGGAGGCGCCAGCGGCCTCGGACTCGCCATGGCGCGCCGTTTCGCTCGCGAGGGAATGAAGCTCGTGCTGGCGGATATCGAGGAGATGCCTCTTAAAAAGGCCATCGCGGAGTTTGTGGCTCAAGGCACCAGGGCCACCGGTATCAAGACCGATGTCTCCAAAGCCCAGGATATCGAAGCGCTGGCGCTGCACGCCTATGACACCTACGGCGGCGCGCACATCCTATGCAATAACTCGGGAGTGGCGCCCGGAGGCTTGGCCTGGGAGAGTACGGTTGCCGACTGGGAGTGGTGCCTGGGCGTGAATGTATGGGGCGTGATCCATGGGCTGCGCAGCTTCGTGCCGCGCATGCTCAAGCAAGCCGGGCCTTGCCATATCGTGAATACCGCCTCCGTCGCCGGCCTCCTGTCACCGCCAGGCATGGCGATTTACTGCGTGTCCAAGCACGCCGTGGTGACCCTCAGCGAATGCCTCTATCAAGACCTGAGCAAGACGGGTCCGCATATCGGCGTTTCGGTGCTGTGCCCAGCCTACGTACCCACCGGAATATCGGATAGCGAACGCAACCGCCCCGAGGGGCTAAAGAATCCGCCAAGGGAAAGATCCGCGGACGAGATTGCCAGGGAGGAACAGATGCGCCACGCGGTGCAATCGGGCCGCATCTCCGCGGAACAAGTCGCGGATAAGGTATTCGAGGGCGTGCGCGACAACCGCTTTTACATCCTGACTCATGAAAAGATCAAAGGCGCCATCGAAGTGCGCATGAAGGACATTCTCGAAGACCGCCGCCCCACGGATACTTTCAAGCCACGCTCGTAA